A region of the Pseudarthrobacter phenanthrenivorans Sphe3 genome:
TCTTCATCGCCTTGGCTGTGGACCCGTTCATTGGCCCCGCCGTCATGGCAGGCTGACACCGGACGCTCTCTCACTTACTGCAAGGTTTCCTGAAACCCTCTCTCACTTTCTGCGCGCTTTGGGGCATCCCTATCTCACCCTGCCCTGCCCGGTGAGGGAGGAATTGCAGTATGCCGCCTGAATTGTGCGCGAGGGTCCCGGAAAAGGCAGCATGATGTGCGAGAGGGTCCCGGGAAAGGCCACATCATCTGCGAGAGGGTGGTTAAAGGTAGAGCGCCCCGATCCGGAAAGAATCGGGGCACCTTCCCTGCTCTTGGGAATGCAGGATCCTGCTACTTCACCGGGCTCGACCGGGCGATGTCCCAGGCGTTGGTGGCGGCTCCCATCAGCAGCGCTGCCCCCAGCATGTGCGCGGCCACCAGCAGGACAGGAATGCCGTTGTAGTACTGCGTAAAGCCGATCGCTGCCTGAAGCACGGTGACCGCCAGGAGGCCCAGGGCAGCGGTGCGGATGGGGCCGCGGATCCGGTGCAGGAGCACCAGTGCCAGCGCCACCAGGGTGCCCGCGGTCACCAGGTATGCGGGCACGGCATGGATGTGGGAGAACAAGTCCCAGTCCAGGCCGTTGCGGGGAGCGTCGGCGTCACCTGCGTGCGGACCGGCGCCGGTCACCACTACCCCGAGCATCACGGCGAGTGCGGAGAAGAGCGCGACGGCGGCCGTGACCGGGCGCATGGCCCCTGGCAGGGCGGCGAGGGGAAGGGTGCGGAAACGGCCTGTCCGGCCGAAGGCGCGGTTAACCAGCAGCGTGGCGAAGACCACCAGCGCCATGGACACCAGGAAGTGCAGCCCCACCACCCAGGGGTTGAGGTTTGTCAGCACGGTGATGCCACCGATCACGGCCTGCGCCGGAATGCTTGCCAGGAGCCCCAATGCCAGCAGGAAAAGGTCCCGCCGTTCCTTGCGGAGGTTCCACAGGTAAACCAGCATGAGGGCGGCGACGGCGGCCAGGGCAAAGGTCAGGAGGCGGTTCCCGAATTCGATGAACCCGTGGATGCCCATCTCCGGCGTGTTCACCAGCGAGGTGTCCGTGCAGCGGGGCCAGGTGGGGCAGCCAAGCCCCGATGAGGTCAGCCGGACGGCTCCGCCGGTCACCACCAGCAGGGTCTGCCCCACCAGGGAAGCAACCGCCAGGCGCCGGACGCTGGCGTCCACGGTGCGCGGCAGGCGGGACGCCAGGCGGCCGGCGAACTGGGGAAGGCGGAAGGCGGTGCTCACGAATATCTCAATTCCACTTGAACCAACGGATGGCTGCTGCCCCGGCAAAAACTGTCCAGAGCACCAGTATGAGGGTGGCGGCGCCGTTAATGGCACCGTGCAGGAAGGCATCCCGGAGTGCTTCACCGAGGGCGCCGGACGGCAGGAAGCCGACGATCTGCTGCGCAGCGTCAGGGAGTCGTTCCGCGGGAATCACGATCCCGCCGAGTGCCCCAAGGAGAATCCACAACAGGTTGGTGATGGCAAGGGTTGCCTCCGGCCGGACGGTTCCGGCGACCAGCAGGCCCAGGGCGGTGAAGGCTGCCGC
Encoded here:
- a CDS encoding COX15/CtaA family protein, which produces MSTAFRLPQFAGRLASRLPRTVDASVRRLAVASLVGQTLLVVTGGAVRLTSSGLGCPTWPRCTDTSLVNTPEMGIHGFIEFGNRLLTFALAAVAALMLVYLWNLRKERRDLFLLALGLLASIPAQAVIGGITVLTNLNPWVVGLHFLVSMALVVFATLLVNRAFGRTGRFRTLPLAALPGAMRPVTAAVALFSALAVMLGVVVTGAGPHAGDADAPRNGLDWDLFSHIHAVPAYLVTAGTLVALALVLLHRIRGPIRTAALGLLAVTVLQAAIGFTQYYNGIPVLLVAAHMLGAALLMGAATNAWDIARSSPVK